The genomic window GAAAATAATCAGATCAATTATGGCGCTACTGTTTCTGATCAAAATAAAGGTTCAACAAGCCTTAATACCAATTTATCTTATAAAACGTCTGTTGCGACATTAAATAGCAGCTTTAGCCATTCTTCTGATTATACGCAAATGACCGTTGGGGCAACAGGGAGTATTGTTGCAGTTAAACAAGGTGTTTTAGCCAGTAACCAATTGGGAGAAACATTTGCCATTATTGATGTTCCTGGTGTTAAAAATGCAGCAATTAATGGAGATAAAACACTAATTACCAATGATGATGGTGTTGCTCTTGTGCCTTATTTATCTGCCTATCGTAAAAATATGATAAGACTAGATACTGAAGATACAGATAGTAATACTGAGGTTGTTGGTAATATGAAAGATATTGTTCCCTATGCGGGGGCGATTACTTATATTCCATTCCAAACGGATAACCGTCAAAATTATATTTTGAAAGCCAACAAAGCGGATGGTAATCCCTTACCTTTCGGTACTGAAGTTATCAATGAGGAAGGGGAAAATATTGGCTATGTTGGGCAAAGTAGCTTGCTTTTCTTACGTGCAGATACTTTACCTGAAGCAATTTATATCAAAATCAATGGTTACCCAAAAGGGCGTTGTGTCATTCATAACCCAATTGTGACTTTAGAAAAACAAAAAAATATTTGTGTAGGAGAAGAGTAATGTTAAAAAAACAGGCATTATCATTTGTTTTATTATGCTCAGCTTTCTATGCAAATGCTGATTGTGAAACTAAAAATCCCAAAACAGCCGATCCTATCACAATTAATTTAAGCGAATTGCTTTATCAGCAAACAAGTATAACTCAAACGTATTCCACCAAATATATGGGCTTTTTTGAATGCGACGCTGCAGCGCTTATTCCGGGTCTTGGTGACAATAAAGTGATAAATATGTCCGCGCAAGAAAATAAAAGTATCTATATTAAGTTAAATAATCAAAATATAATAAAATTAACAATTTTAAATATAAATAATAAAGAAATTTCATTGGGAAGTAAAAAAGATACTCACAGCACATCTAAAATCAATACTAATTTTTCCGTCAAAACGGAGTTGTATTATGGTTCTGTACCAAATAATCAGTTACTCGATGCAAAAGGCGCTAGCGAATATCAAATTAAGTCTGCCATAGTTGCTTTGGATGCCAGTAATTCGAGTTTATTTATTTTGATTTTAAAACTATTAGCAAGTTTGTTTGTCTGGGAACAAACGCAGTATGATATCTATTATCAGCCACTTATTATTAAATTTGAGCCTAAACAGACTACGTGTTCTTTTGATGATGCAGGGATGGTGGTCAAATTACCTAATATAGAAAGAGCCGAATTACTCAAAAAACAACAAGCTGGTGAAACACCTTTTGCATTAAATTTTAGTTGCGAATCATTATTAAATGGTAAAACAAATAACCCAATTACGGCTTATTTGAGTAGTTCAGCACTGAGCCCTGACAAAACAATTATGTTAGACAAACAGGCTAATTCTGCAAAAGGTGTTGGTATTAGTGTTAAATATCAAAATAACGTGGTTCACTTTGGAACAAAACAAGGTGATCGAAATGGTGCAACTCTGTTAATTAATAAAAAAAATAATGATGATGTGCCTAAATATTTAAGTGTCCCTTTAGTCGCTTACTATAATGTTTACGACACAAAAAACCTCACAGCTGGTGCGGTAAAAACAACGGCCATTTTAAATATGGAATATTTTTAACCGCTAATTTGATGCTATTTTGAGGCAATACTCTCTTTTTTACCGGCCTCAAATGCTTCTAATGTCCGTAAGCGAGCGAGTTTATGGTCGACAATCGGCGTTGGGTAGGCGAGCACAACCTGATTTTTTTCAGCCCATTCATGTGGAGTATGAATACAATCATT from Providencia sneebia DSM 19967 includes these protein-coding regions:
- a CDS encoding fimbrial protein, with amino-acid sequence MLKKQALSFVLLCSAFYANADCETKNPKTADPITINLSELLYQQTSITQTYSTKYMGFFECDAAALIPGLGDNKVINMSAQENKSIYIKLNNQNIIKLTILNINNKEISLGSKKDTHSTSKINTNFSVKTELYYGSVPNNQLLDAKGASEYQIKSAIVALDASNSSLFILILKLLASLFVWEQTQYDIYYQPLIIKFEPKQTTCSFDDAGMVVKLPNIERAELLKKQQAGETPFALNFSCESLLNGKTNNPITAYLSSSALSPDKTIMLDKQANSAKGVGISVKYQNNVVHFGTKQGDRNGATLLINKKNNDDVPKYLSVPLVAYYNVYDTKNLTAGAVKTTAILNMEYF